In the genome of Siniperca chuatsi isolate FFG_IHB_CAS linkage group LG14, ASM2008510v1, whole genome shotgun sequence, the window GTTCAAATGATTCTTAAAGACTTCAGCTCTTACTCTGTTCATTCAACACAGAGGAAAGTGTGACTCAGAGAGGCCTGATCATCTCCTTCACTGGTGGGTCTCTGATACAACTGGCCGTGACAGGCAGCATTCGGTGCTGACCGCAAAGATCAAAATGATAGATGGACGGAGATCTGCTGGACACCTCACTGTCCTGCATCAACACAAGCCAGAGCCTAGTGCAGCAAAGAACACTATCTACAGTCCTCAGAAAGCACCTTTTCACAGAGAATACGTGCTAATTTTGCTATttgatcagtggtggaaagcatGTATATTTAATCATTAGTATTGTACATACGTTCAGTTGTGAGGGccttgtgctttacttgagtttttttcTGCACCTCAACAAGCTGTGACttaaaaatgctgcttacatgttaatatatcggtaataatattatatattttatatatatcttaTAATACAACACTCTGAAAGGGCCATTCTGCCCCAAAAGTACTTTGATACTTAagcacatttttctgataaaactTTGTTCTTTTACTTCAGGAAAATTCAGGgcttttacttgagtaagaGTGGTATTGCTGGTATTTCTTCCGCCACTGCAGTTGATGAGTTGTCTTTGCACCAACAATCGCTCATTATCCTTTATCAAGTCAACATGAGTAAGATATTCCCAAAGAACTGGAAAGGATGAGGTGATATACTGTGGTATTTCTGGTACGTGGTTTCActcaaaataaaagaagttTCCATTTTTCTTCCACCAAAATGGaaattccttccttccttcctctacAGAGGAAGCAACACAGTACTTTTGCAATAAAAGAGATTAGagtatgacaaataaaataactgCCATGAAATTACCACAGACTGGCAGTGTACAGTTGATAACATTGATTTTTACAGACATTAACTCTCCTAAGGGATTGTGGTGTGACAAATAGTGGAGGGGCAGTGATAACCCCGAACCATTTTTTTGACTGGAGGCTTTTTATTGAGGTGAGAAAATTCCATGGCAGACACCAAAAACATGCATTAACATACCACTGCAAAGCCAAGGTTAGCGAACCCGGACCTTACTCACTTATTACCCCTAACTACCCCTTTGGAAATATACATCTATAACGTTTGGCACACAGACCTCTAATAACAAACGGCTAACAACCAGTCATTATGGGGGCTTGAGCAGGAGATTTACAAATCTTAGGTTCAGCGGCATTGGACAGGTTCCCTTTGCTTAAAAATGGTTATTCCATCAAGGGCATGGCGAGCTGCGTGATAAAATCTTGTGATTTATTCCCGGCGGCTGATAATTACTGGTGTCTTGTCACCTGTCAAAAATGAATGGACGGGGGGAGTCCGAGGCTGTAGTCTTCATGCTCTTTACACCACAGCAGTAAATCTGACATGTTTGTGAAGCCATAAATCACAGCTTGAGACAAAGCCTACGCATTTGGAGCTGAGCAGCGTGGCCTGAACATTTCAAACAGTTATAAAGCTATAAAGGTATGCAGAAGATCAGCAGGGTTATTTAAAAGGTGTGGTAAGTACAGTGGTTTAAGTGGTTACTTTACAACCTCACAGGAATGGATTAGCGGttgaatgcaaaacaaaaaagccaaaaacGAGTGAAATGCTTAAACATCATCGTTGTGGTTCAGCTGTTTGTGCACTATGCTGAGGCTCTAACCACAGTAAGACATTTCACCGTGATATGCTAAAGTCTGGACACTGATTTTTGCACAATTTGTTGTGTTACATaatgattttaagatcttgccTGCAATCTACACAATGTTTTCTATTACATTTAAGAAAGAAGAaatttctatttctttcatATGAAGCTACTGAAGTATGAACACACCTTATGTCATCAGGGCGTCATTgtgtcagagagaaatatttgaTACACAAAACTGCATCTTGGACTGTTCAGATGTCATATTCAGGTTAGAATTAGAGCTTGTGAACATTTACTACtattgaaaatgacaatgattCTGCCTTTTTAACTAATAAAAGCAGATCTCAGTGGATTTAACAGCAGGTTTGAGAAAACATGAGCACAGTGTggaatgcaaagttgacatatGAATAGCTTTAGGGTCCAGGTCTTCAGgtatcaaagaaaaaaaaacatcgtTCTCTCCTTACTTGATGAAAAATGCACTGGGTTTACTGTAAGCATAATAGAAAATACTCTCCAGATCCCGAAATAAttcaaatatgtttattttgcaCTAATTCTGTAGCATAACAAATCGTGCAAAACCTCAGGAGGTATCCGTACATTTTTGCTGCTCTTGACTATACATATGTCTGGGTATATCTATAAAAAAATTAGAATGAGTGAATAATCCATATCCAATCCATGCTGATCTCACAACAATAAAAAGGCTAAACTAAAGGTTCCCACCTCAAATCAATAGCTGTgcttttagagctgaaactCTGGGCTGTAATTGTTTTAAAGGTTGGCGTCTCAgaactgcaacacacacaataaaaagaaGACGGCAGGAAGGAAGCAATGCTTTTCAACGACCCCCAGTTCAGTGTCTGAGGGCCTACCCTTTAGTTACCTGACCCGTTGCACTTGGTCAGTAGCCTAGCTAAAGGTCAGTGCAATCAGCTTTCACTGTCCAACATCTGACACGTAGATCTTCCATGTGGATGCAGGTCTTTCCCCTTTTTCACTGTTCGATTCGAGGCCGTTTTGTGTCAAGAGTAGTAAGAGGTGTAGATAAAACGTGCTTCTTCTATTCTGTATCTAGTAGGCTTTTGTTAAGAATATGACATGTAACTCATCACCTTACAAggtaattaataaaacaatttctAAAGTATTTTAGTATTGCAACAGTCTAAATTTGATCAAAATGGAACCACTTCTTCACTAGTTTCTGAAAGCTCGATAGCCTAACCAGCAGCAATTGCAGGTTctaattgtaaaatatttgcccttgttttttccctctctttgaAGTCTAGGGCTCGCTCTACTTTTGTCCTTAGGTGCTGCCCAGGCCTGATTTATGGGGATGGGTTTCAGGGAGGCTACTCTAAATGACATGGCCCTTAAAcctgagcagagagagacagagagagggagaagcgCCACTCTAGAGATGGCTAATTGCAAGGACAAATCTAACCTACGGTAGATAAGACGGACCTGAGAAAAGGGGAAACGTGTATAACAGATTAGGCCACTTGGATAATTGTGCAATTTGTCATAAATGTCCCTAAGCCTTATATTCATGGAACATCTATTAAGATGAATATCACTTGATTGCTAACGATAGTAAAAAGTAAGAGGCACACATGGAACTGTGCAGGGAAAGAAATGGACATTCAGTCTGAGTGGCATGATACAGTGTTGTTCTTTGTAAATAAAGGAATTGTAATGACAGGAATTGGGCCACGTGACTAGCAGTAACTTAACTTTTCAAAACTCTACAGCTTCATGGAAAatctcaaataaaaacacacacaactcgAGTCAGAGATGATATTAGCGTTAAGGAGTGAAAAACAGCCGAATCGAATCCTCTATAAAGGTGTTAAAGGAAGTATGAAGTTAATTACTATTTCCACATAATTAGTATGTTTTGCGTGTATGTTTTAAACTGACGTGAAGTGTTGAAACTTTTCTGTAAGATCCTGTAAGGGATGTGAGGGAGAGTcagagtaggaggaggaggtgacagtTCCATTTGCCTGGAGGGCGCCCATAAacctggagagggagagagagtgcaCCATTCCTCACAGGTGACTGTACCATGTGACTTCAACAGCTTTAAAAAGCAGGCCAACCTGTCTTGTTGAGGTACAAGTAATCACAAGGCACCAGAGGAGTCAGAGGCGGAGAATACCTGGGCTGTCGGCACAACAGCAAATACCGACAGCCCCACAGAACAAGTCAGGGAGCGTGTCCAGTAATGGTAGCAGCCTGCAAACGCAGCGTCACACGTAGACCACATTTAAATGACTCAGATTCTTCACTACAACTGCAAAACAAGTGCGAAGATTTTACTCAGACTCGTCTAGTGTCCACGTTGACACaatgagctgcagcagtgttgcaggaTCAGAGTTCTCTGAGGAAGAGCTGGAGCTTGGCGTGCTTGGCCAAGGGGAGGACGAGGGAAGTCCCAAGGCATCTTTCCGAGACAGTGAGAGCTCAACCAGCAGCCCAAGCGACCCAGAGGAAGGCCAGACCAAGAAGCGCAATCGACCCGTCCGCTCAAAAGCTCGAAGAATGGCTGCCAATGTCCGCGAGCGAAAACGCATCATGGACTACAACCAGGCCTTCAATGCCCTTCGTGTTGCTCTGAACCATGACCTCAGCGGCAAACGGCTCTCCAAGATTGCCACACTGCAGAGGGCCATCAACCGCATCTCTGCTCTCTCAGTATTCCTGAGCTCTAACCCCCCCAGCAAGCCCTGCACCCACCGGGAGTGCAACAGGTCATCTGCGGGGCCAGCAGCGATGGGAGCATCTCGACTCGAGCAGACCAGGGTAACGGTTCCTCGCCTGGAGCATCAGAGTTACGTCCCCTGGCACCCGTCCATCTCTCACCAGATGCAGCCACAACAAGGGCCTCACATGCACAGGCTGCCCACGGAGCCGCACGTCTACATGGATAACACTGTGTCATCGTGTCCCCCGTCACCACACTACCCTTGTTATCCCACTGAGGGACAGCTTTATGCATCACATGGACACTGCGGCAGCCCCCACGACCATCCGCCCAGTCCTCTGCGATACCCTCAGGTGGGTGAGGGGTTGGGGTACCAGCCGGGGGTGTGGGCCTCCTGCACTCAGAGATTCATGGACACTTTTGTGGAGCCGTCTCCAGCTCTGGGACTTCCCTGGCAGGTGAGCTACCTGCAGGAGCCGGAGCACAGCCTCTCTCTGTGCTCTGATGTACTGTAACAGGGTACACCCACCACTGTGGGCCCCGAACTCACCAGTGGACTGTTGAATGACCTCAGGgagaaaactgtttttgtgtttctgctgttggAATCAActcagtaacagtaacacagAGCAGAGTCATTGTGATGTAATTAACAGATATAAATAAGTGCAATGGAAATCGAGACTGCAGAATGTTGTATATACTGGGTATTTGCTGTATTGCTGTGGATAATTCACCCATAGAATTGTGCTCTAGTTGTTTAATTGTCATCTTTTGGCCTTCTGCAAAAGCTGAATTATTGGAAATGATGTGACATTACAAAATGTGTGATATTAAAaggaaacataaacacattagtAGACTAATCAACAAAGATGGGACAGTTTCCATATGTGCTATACTGTTATGTAACTTGTTCTTACACTTTTCTTTCAAGTAGTGGGAAGTGCATCTTAAGGAAATGTAAGCCCAAAATTCAACAtttgttaatgtatttattCTCTGTATTACATAAAAAGGTCATGACATGTTTGTAAAGTTGTAAAAAGTTTGTACATGATTTTCCAAGCttcaaaattaaatgttaaaattatacGATTCTTGTTGTGCTTCCTTtcataacaaaaatgtttagaTGTAATCTCCTTGGTTTTTAGGACTTTCATTTAGCACTAACACAACACTTTGCtttacaaatgtgtgtgcatgcatgtctgtgtgtgtgtgtgtgtgtgtttgattataGCCTAAGGTCGGTAGCCTCTACCATTCAGAGTCTGAGATGATAGCGGTCCTTCACCCAGTTGAAAAATGTCCTTACAAGTCCATTCTTGTCATTTTTCTGGGAGAAGAAAAGTCAAGGTGCTTTTTTCACACTGCAAATTAAAAGCATGGGGCGACAGCAAGAAGGACAACACTGACAGTGTTTGTGCCATGTGAACCTAAAAATCAATAAGCAATGCAGGAGTATGAAAAGTACATGTACTGCACTTTGCACAATATGCTTTCCGGACTTTTTGCTTTCTGCACAGAAGTTAAAACTACGGCTCTGCAACAACGGCAAGTGAGATCAACACTAGTTATAGGTCAGTTGGTCGTTGTGCAGATCAAGAAGAGTAAATTCTAACCACAGTTAAGTCAACAACAGCTTCCCTCCCCCTGCTGAGCAGCACGTCATGGAAAACAGCTTTAATATTAGACTATAGGACGGAGCCCACCGACAGATTTATGTGGGCTCAGGAAGGAAGACTGTGCCCCGTCATCAGCGCGGTGAAATCCCCTGTCGGGCTGCACTGGCCCGCAGGTGGAATTGGGTGTGTGAGAGTTTTTTGAACATCCTGGAGGTCTCCCAACAAGGGCCTCGAGACGCTGCTGAAAAGAGTTGGCCCGGGGAGGACTACTGCAGGCTCGGTGGAGAAATAAATGGTGTGGTACAACAACAATTAGCAGACAGGAAGGAAGGGGAATACGGACAAAGAGATGaatggagaggaggagtgagATGATAAGGAGAGGAGGATGTAGAGAGTGACTACACTTTGGGTCCGTTGTTCAGCTTCTTCACAGACGTGAATCACTAGAAAACCTTGACTCACCAGTGAGACTCACGAGTGTGGCTGACAGCACTCAGTGACGGcatgtctctccctcctccctttttGGCACAAACAGATCTCCACTCAATACAGTGCCAGTTTATCTACTCGTCTGGGTCGTCAAGAGACTCCAGAGTGAAAGCTGGGCTGGTAATATCATGCAGTTCTACAGAGAGCACAGCTTTTTTTTCTAGTTCTGTCGCTGGTATTTTACAGAGAGATAAATATCCCACTCCACATCAGGTGAACAAGAGGGCAAAAAGCCTGGCTCTTTGTGTCCTTTCAAAAAATGTTGCCAACAGAATGGGAGGATTGAACAGATTTTGTGGTATTTTCACTGTGAACTTGGATTTactaataaaacaacaaaaatacaacaaacaacaacatttaattatgtaaatgttaTGTTGAAATAGAGtggaaatgattagttgattactcgattgacagaaaatgaatctgcacaTCTGGGTTAAGAAATCTTAAAatgggaggatttgctgctttttgttttctaatatgattagtaaactgaatatctttgggattttgaactgttggtcggaagcaacaaaacatttaatttaatttaattgaaatgtcaccttgggctctgggacaattttctgacattttgtagtcAAAATGAttcatcgattaatcaagaaaataattggcagattagtCGAGAATgacaataatcattagttgcagctatACTGTGAAATCTATTAAACAGTACATGTGTAGGCTATTTACCAAAATCTGTTTATGAGAAAGTAGAGATTATccagcacagagagaaaatcCCACAACTCCCACAAATCTCTGTGCAGAAAAGTGCTTCAACAGGTCAACTTTCATTGAATTGCGACTGGCCTGAGGATTTACCTCACTTCTCACATGTGAGCCTGTCAGTGATGCATCTTATTTTCAGACTGCTCCGCCTCCCTGACACCCTCCTCTGCCAAGCTGATGGAAAAGAAAACACGCAAACATGAGAGAAATGATGCCAAGACACGAGGGTGTGTTTGAGTGATATATGGGGATGAGTCAGCCGTCGGAGCGAAGATGCATGTTGATGCTCTACATACTGTGTCCACCCCCTGCTccccaagcacacacacacacacacacacacacacacgcacaaacacacacacacacactacgcTGCTATGACATCATTGGTGAAGGTGAAGGAAGTGAAGGTGCCAGAGGACAATGTGACAGACTTAGTTTGTGCCCATGAcatgtacaaacaaacacattctaCCTGAATTATTACTTACTGTCTGAGACACACAACTGTGGCAGGACATTCAATGaagttacatactgtacatctgttaAGTCACTAAGTGAGGTTCATTTTGAAACTGAACTGACAATAATCAGTTGTATAGTTGCAAATCTATGCAATTATACAGGTTTATATTTGGACATTCTGTGTTTCGGGAGTGATCACATTGAATTAAAGTTAATTttagtaaagtaaaaagaaTACAGATTTGGAACATTCTCTGGATAGCCAGCTATACCTTTGACAAGCTGTTGCATCAGTAAGACCAACTTCTTCTATTTTCTTGTAGGTTTTCTCTTTTATACTAGAtttaactttcatttcattatttgtcaGATTTTTATCCTTGTTAAGTAGAAAACTCTTGCCCCACTCATTCATGAAGCGTTATCTCTGCCAGTTTCTTCTGACAAATGAGACCAGATGCAGCTTGTTTTATTGATCTGACTGGATTCACAGAGCAGTAAGCAGTTTCACTACTGGACACTAGATGGCGGCAAAACAATGGAGCTCTGCTGTGTGTTGAGCCAGTGAAGAAATCAGGGGCCTAAGCTCCACAGATGTTCAGTAAAAAAAGCAAACTTTTGGATTCAtccaaaaaactaaaacaaaaaaaggcataATTTATTTCACATTCCATTATAAAGATCTGACTGTTGCAGGTGAGTTCATTTTCGTAAATAACATACAGGAACTGTACGTATGCACACAGCATCGGTTTTATGTAAGGATGCAAACAAACGGGTCTCCTGTAGAGATTTAACGGCTAGTTTTCAAGAGCTTATTTGATGTTTTACTTGTACCGAGTCTGTGCGAGAATCTGGACTCTGAAGTGCTCCTCTTCCCCTCTATGCAACTCCTGAATCTAGAGAGTGCCAGAGACAGTTTCCATTCAAATAGTGAACTAAGCCATTCATGGTCCTGAAATATCACACTGATCATtgtcaaaactttattttctgatttatattCAGTCTAATTATGTCAAGGAGCATCCCTGTCCGGACAGCAGGACCAGTTCCCGACAACAGGGACCATCAAAATTCAATTGGAACACCTGGTCACCATAGCCCTGATCAGCCAATCAAAAATCAGTGGAAAGGGGGGATCAGTCAAGAATCTGGGAGGGTGCAGCTGAccccagcagctgctggacctGATCCAGCATCCAATTTGTTTGATTCTCTCCATTTTTCTGTCTACAGCAAGGGTTAGTTGGTACGACATGTTGTCCGACCTCGTCgaaaatcaaaagtgtttacaCCTGTTGCAAATGGACACACTCGAAGGCGGGGTGAAAAGCCagccgtcacagagaggggggaTTTACTTTCTTAGATTTACTGCAGAGGGCTACAGAGTTTGTTTAGTTGCAACTACAGAAGCCCATTGCTCCAGGGCTGTCTTGCAGCTTTTCGTGGTGAATGCTACTAATGCTTTAAGGCTGAACTCAACCACCATCTTCCATGCAGACTGACCAAGGGCGACCAAGTAGTGGCCATCGGGAGTGCCAGGTTTCCCTGTGGGCTGCTGCACAAATTGGGCCAATgcagtgaaaaaacaaacaaaacaaagagaacTGGCCCTCCACATTTAAAATTTACACAGCGTTTGCATGGCATGCCAACATGAAGCAAGCAATGGTGATCACAGCAGCCTCTATCTGTGTGGAGTAAACACAGttttctctgcctttttgtGTGCGTCTCCTCTGAGGATCTTCCCACAATCCCACACAACATGTCAGTCAGTGAGGCTGGGGAATCTTATCCTTGCCTGTAGGAGTATGAGTGTGAGAACATACCTCACATCATCATGACACagacaaaccacacatttgttAGATTAAACACGGGCAATCTTGTACTCCAGATATGAGAAATCTGATTAAGACGTCTGTTGTACTACATCTTCAAAGAGATTGCTCTGAAGTAGggttgttgggtctctgtaattaatattataaagagtacggtttagacctgctctataggaagagcgcaatgagataacttctgttatgaattgaatTTGAAATCATCTCCCCATTATCTGTCCAGTGTGCATGCTAACGCTGTAGCACAGACTACATTAGGCAATCGCAGATGAAAGGTAATTACGTTATCCTGTCCTCAGCATcctcagaaaatgaaaaaaaaaggtgagaagagaaaatgaaggaatAGATAACCTTGTGACCTGTGATGCCTCAAACacaactgcagcagctgtgtggTTGAGCTCCAGCAGACTGTGGCAGGAGAGCACAAAGGTGACACATCTCCCAATCCTCCGCGGATAACTTGCCTGGCTGACACTGAGgttacagacacacaaggagaagCTGAGAATAGAGGCTGGCAGTTCTGGCTCTGGGATCAGAGGGCCTGTATTCAGCATCAAGGTAAAAAGCCCTTTGGTTTATGAATTTTAAATAGTGAAGCCAACCCCTAATGTAGTTTTTAGCTTTGATTTTGTCTCAGTCCCATGACCTGCATCTTTGCCTTTTCATTAAATTCAGGCTGTCTTCATTTGCCAGTACAAGTTGTTTATCTGCTTTGAGATGGAAAAAAGCTATTCAGCCTTCTGTTGATATGCAGCAGGAAATAACCAGGGGCTGGGAAAGTTGATGATGTTTACTATTCTGGCTACGATTCATctagaatcacacacacacgcacacacacgcgcacacacacacacacagaaaagcacTCTGTGTCATGTTTGGTCTGTTTGTTCTGTGCTGGCtatgtatttttatacagtatgtaaacatCTTTTTTGTATTGTCATTCACTCCCCCCTTCTTTCTGTTTGCTGCCTTCAGCTTGCCCATTGATTCCTCTTCAAATTCAGCTCTGAGGACAGTCTGTTCCAATTAAGCCTGCATCATGAATGCAAGGAGAgaatctgacaaaaacacagTCTGAAACACATCTGGGGaatgtttcaaaatgtctgCGTCCAGACTGGAACTCCTTAGCTCTCTGTATTGAGCTCTCTCAGCAAAAGCTGTAACTGCTTGCGCTGTATAAGAAATGTTATTCATAACTGTCAGAAATAATGGGCACACTGAATTGGCTAGAGTGTAAAAAATCAGTAATCCAACACAATGCAACGGTGGCCCTGAGACctcaacgcactgcaactttaggaaaacatgcaaatgaagaaaacatcttcaccaatCTGTCAACAAATGAGACGCATTTAGAGAAAATGctgcaaagaaataaaacacaggcaAATTCTGAAACACATTCACCAATTTcacaacacacatgcagcatAAAACCCCCACAAACAACACaaccatacacacaaatacagaaacgtgCTGCAGACAACACAACAAAGTTTTGTTTAGTGTCCCCTagatatttcttttgttttgtaactTTGTAACTAACTTTTTGTTCTGTGCACTTCCTGTGTTTCAgtatttgcttttgtttctgcatttggttgtgttgtctgTATTTCCATATATTGTTATGCTGCTCTTATGTGTTGTTGAATacgtgaagatgttttcttctttGATTGTGTTCACTATGTGGAAGTACTGTGTTTCTCTTGGAGCTTGACAACCTTGGGGCCTGTGGCTGGAAATCATGCACTGGTTCTACAGGTGGAAGCATGCATGTGAAAGCAAGACACACGCATACTGAGCTGACTTTCCCCAGTGCATAATAAGTCCAAAATCCAGTTTGTCTGACCTGAAAGTAAGGCTCCAGTGTTGGTATCATGCTGTGGTTGATTGACCTGTGCTCTGTTCGCTCTCATTAGTCTCTGTTTTGTCCATATCTCAGTTGGCTTGAGCGCTGCTCACTTGGCTTCAATTAGATTTAGTACAAAGAGgctgctgtggtgtttttgttttgacatacagtaaatatgtgctgttctaataataaattattaacatTACATGGTCGTTACTATGACGTTGGGGCTGCTTTAACTTTACAGCACCTTAATCAAATGtatcaaacaacaaaattatcatgattattattattatcattagcaGCAGTAGTATTGTTACTTTATATGAGTATGTTAGCGAGTTAGTTTGCAAAAACAACCGTGACTGGCCAGCACACAATTATTGCTCGgcattcagaaacacacacgtgGGCATAATACACAAAAGAAGatgatttctgatttttttccGCCTCACCTCAAGAAGGATGTCATTTCTCCAGGTACCCGCTAACATCACTAGTCAAGATGCCAGGCAGAACAGATGGGCAGTGTAAACGACACAGCCATTTCTTGCGCTCACGTTTCAGGTGCCGTGGACTGTAGAGGTCTTGAGGAAATGTTTGATCTGTCCTTTGACACCtgtttaaagaagaaaatgagagaagggAATACATTGAGCTGTCAGTGCGTTCAGTTAG includes:
- the bhlha9 gene encoding class A basic helix-loop-helix protein 9, with translation MSCSSVAGSEFSEEELELGVLGQGEDEGSPKASFRDSESSTSSPSDPEEGQTKKRNRPVRSKARRMAANVRERKRIMDYNQAFNALRVALNHDLSGKRLSKIATLQRAINRISALSVFLSSNPPSKPCTHRECNRSSAGPAAMGASRLEQTRVTVPRLEHQSYVPWHPSISHQMQPQQGPHMHRLPTEPHVYMDNTVSSCPPSPHYPCYPTEGQLYASHGHCGSPHDHPPSPLRYPQVGEGLGYQPGVWASCTQRFMDTFVEPSPALGLPWQVSYLQEPEHSLSLCSDVL